One Terriglobales bacterium genomic region harbors:
- the atpD gene encoding F0F1 ATP synthase subunit beta: MAKNAGRVIQVAGPAVDVQFSESGLPPIYEAVRVTSDGFNVPQPIDVILEVQQHLGEGRVRCVAMQPTDGMVRGMKATDQGGPISVPVGKGTLGRVMNVIGEPVDQLGPIAHKETRPIHRLAPAFDEQSTRAEMFETGVKVVDLIQPFLKGGKIGLFGGAGVGKTVVIMELINNVAKQHGGYSVFAGVGERTREGNDLWLEMSESKVIVPGKPEESKAALIYGQMTEPPGARLRVALTGLTVAEYFRDEEGSDTLLFIDNIFRFTQAGSEVSALLGRMPSAVGYQPNLATEMGELQERITSTKKGSVTSVQAIYVPADDLTDPAPATTFAH; encoded by the coding sequence ATGGCAAAGAATGCAGGTAGAGTGATCCAGGTCGCAGGCCCCGCGGTCGACGTGCAGTTCAGCGAGTCGGGGCTTCCGCCCATCTACGAAGCGGTGCGCGTGACCAGTGACGGCTTCAACGTTCCCCAACCCATCGACGTCATCCTCGAGGTGCAGCAGCACCTGGGCGAGGGGCGGGTGCGCTGTGTGGCCATGCAGCCGACCGACGGCATGGTACGCGGCATGAAAGCCACCGACCAGGGCGGCCCCATCTCCGTGCCGGTGGGCAAGGGCACGCTGGGGCGCGTCATGAACGTCATCGGTGAACCCGTGGACCAACTGGGGCCGATAGCGCACAAAGAGACCCGTCCCATCCACCGCCTGGCGCCGGCCTTCGATGAGCAGTCCACCAGGGCGGAGATGTTCGAGACTGGAGTGAAGGTCGTCGATCTTATCCAGCCCTTCCTGAAGGGCGGCAAGATCGGCTTGTTCGGCGGAGCGGGCGTGGGCAAAACGGTCGTGATCATGGAGCTGATCAACAACGTCGCCAAGCAGCACGGCGGCTACTCCGTGTTTGCGGGCGTGGGCGAGCGCACCCGCGAGGGCAACGACCTGTGGCTGGAGATGTCGGAATCAAAGGTCATCGTGCCCGGCAAGCCGGAAGAATCGAAGGCCGCGCTGATCTACGGCCAGATGACCGAACCTCCCGGAGCCCGGCTCCGCGTGGCCCTCACCGGCCTGACCGTCGCCGAGTACTTCCGCGACGAGGAAGGGTCCGACACCCTGCTGTTCATCGACAACATCTTCCGCTTCACCCAGGCGGGCTCGGAGGTCTCGGCGCTGCTGGGCCGCATGCCCAGCGCCGTCGGCTACCAGCCCAACCTGGCGACCGAGATGGGCGAGTTGCAGGAGCGCATCACTTCGACCAAGAAAGGGTCGGTCACCTCGGTGCAGGCCATCTACGTGCCCGCCGACGACCTCACCGACCCCGCACCGGCGACCACCTTCGCCCAC